A genomic window from Nicotiana sylvestris chromosome 11, ASM39365v2, whole genome shotgun sequence includes:
- the LOC138881565 gene encoding uncharacterized protein has translation MKAQALADHLAENPIDDECQPLRTYFPDKEVNSVEAISEDTHAWKMFFDAAVNAKGVGIGAILISPTGQHYPATAQLQFFCTNNTAEYEASIMGINMAIDQNVEELLIMGDSDLIIQQAQGEWET, from the coding sequence atgaaagcccaggcattagcggatcatttggctgagaacccgattGATGATGAGTGCCAACCTTTGAGAACTTACTTCCCAGATAaagaagtaaattcagttgaggcaatatctgaagacactcatgcttggaaaatgttctttgatgcggcggtaaacgcaaaaggtgttggaattggggcaattttgatctcacccactggtcagcactatccagccACAGCTCAGCTtcagttcttctgtacaaacaacaccgccgagtatgaagcttcCATTATGGGTataaacatggcaatcgaccaaaaTGTCGAAGAGTTGTTGATCATGGGAGACTCAGATCTGATTATCCAGCAagcccaaggagaatgggaaacctgA